In Polaribacter sp. Hel_I_88, the following proteins share a genomic window:
- the rplK gene encoding 50S ribosomal protein L11, with translation MAKEVSKVVKLQVRGGAANPSPPVGPALGAAGVNIMEFCKQFNARTQDKQGKVLPVVITVFKDKSFDFVVKTPPAAVQLLEVAKIKKGSGEPNRKKVASVTWDQIKVIAEDKMVDLNAFEISSAMRMIAGTARSMGLTVKGNAPA, from the coding sequence ATGGCAAAAGAAGTTAGTAAAGTAGTTAAGTTACAAGTAAGGGGAGGCGCAGCGAATCCATCGCCGCCGGTTGGACCCGCTTTAGGTGCTGCTGGTGTTAACATTATGGAGTTCTGTAAACAGTTTAATGCAAGAACGCAAGACAAACAAGGTAAAGTTTTACCTGTTGTTATTACTGTTTTCAAAGACAAATCGTTTGATTTTGTTGTAAAAACTCCTCCTGCAGCAGTTCAGTTACTAGAAGTGGCCAAAATTAAAAAAGGTTCAGGAGAACCAAACAGGAAAAAAGTAGCATCAGTTACTTGGGATCAAATTAAAGTGATTGCAGAAGACAAAATGGTAGATTTAAATGCCTTTGAGATTTCTTCAGCAATGCGTATGATTGCAGGTACAGCACGTTCTATGGGTTTAACAGTTAAAGGAAATGCACCAGCATAA
- the raiA gene encoding ribosome-associated translation inhibitor RaiA — protein sequence MKVFTQSVNFNADKELINFVEKKVGTLVKFHDKIVDAEVFLKVQNTSDKENKITEIKINIPGSELIVKRETKTFEEGVNAAVDNLKRQLKRSKEKLRDSMIS from the coding sequence ATGAAAGTATTCACACAATCAGTTAATTTCAACGCAGACAAAGAATTAATTAACTTTGTAGAAAAGAAAGTTGGTACATTAGTAAAATTTCATGATAAAATTGTAGATGCAGAGGTTTTTTTAAAAGTTCAAAATACTAGTGATAAAGAAAACAAAATTACAGAAATTAAAATAAATATTCCAGGTAGCGAGTTGATTGTAAAAAGAGAAACAAAAACCTTCGAAGAAGGTGTTAATGCTGCTGTAGACAATTTAAAAAGACAATTAAAAAGGTCAAAAGAAAAACTTCGTGATTCTATGATTTCATAA
- the tuf gene encoding elongation factor Tu, giving the protein MAKGTFDRSKPHLNIGTIGHVDHGKTTLTAAITKVLADAGFSEARSFDQIDNAPEEKERGITINTSHVEYQTANRHYAHVDCPGHADYVKNMVTGAAQMDGAILVVAATDGPMPQTREHILLGRQVGIPRMVVFLNKVDMVDDEELLELVDMEVRELLSFYEYDGDNGPVVSGSALGALNGEQKWVDTVLELMEQVDAWIEEPLREIDKPFLMPVEDVFSITGRGTVATGRIETGIANTGDVVDIIGMGAEKMTSTITGIEMFRQILNRGEAGDNAGILLRGIAKEDIKRGMVICKPGSVTPHAKFKAEVYVLKKEEGGRHTPFHNNYRPQFYVRTTDVTGTINLPDGVEMVMPGDNLTITVDLIQPIALNVGLRFAIREGGRTVGAGQVTELLD; this is encoded by the coding sequence ATGGCAAAAGGAACTTTTGACCGTTCGAAACCACACTTAAACATCGGTACAATCGGACACGTAGATCACGGTAAAACAACTTTAACTGCGGCTATTACTAAAGTATTAGCTGATGCAGGATTCTCTGAAGCTAGGTCTTTTGATCAGATTGATAATGCACCAGAAGAAAAAGAAAGAGGTATTACAATTAATACTTCGCACGTTGAATACCAAACTGCAAACCGCCACTATGCACACGTAGATTGTCCAGGTCACGCGGATTACGTTAAGAACATGGTAACTGGTGCTGCTCAAATGGATGGTGCTATCTTGGTGGTTGCTGCTACAGATGGTCCAATGCCACAAACTAGAGAGCATATTTTATTAGGTCGTCAAGTAGGTATTCCACGTATGGTTGTTTTCTTGAACAAGGTAGATATGGTTGATGATGAAGAGCTTTTAGAGTTAGTTGACATGGAGGTTAGAGAATTATTATCTTTCTATGAATATGATGGTGATAATGGGCCTGTTGTTTCTGGATCTGCTTTAGGGGCATTGAACGGTGAGCAAAAATGGGTTGATACTGTTTTAGAATTAATGGAGCAAGTTGATGCTTGGATTGAAGAGCCTTTGAGAGAAATTGATAAGCCTTTCTTAATGCCTGTTGAAGATGTGTTTTCTATTACAGGTCGTGGTACAGTAGCAACTGGACGTATCGAAACTGGAATTGCAAATACTGGAGATGTTGTTGATATTATTGGTATGGGAGCTGAAAAAATGACTTCTACTATTACTGGTATTGAAATGTTTCGTCAAATCTTAAATAGAGGAGAAGCAGGAGATAACGCTGGTATCTTATTAAGAGGTATAGCAAAAGAAGATATTAAAAGAGGAATGGTAATTTGTAAGCCAGGTTCTGTAACTCCACATGCTAAATTTAAGGCAGAGGTTTATGTCTTGAAAAAAGAAGAAGGTGGACGTCATACTCCATTCCATAATAATTATCGTCCACAGTTCTATGTAAGAACTACAGATGTAACAGGTACAATTAATTTGCCTGATGGAGTTGAAATGGTTATGCCAGGAGATAACTTAACAATTACTGTAGACTTGATTCAGCCTATTGCTTTAAACGTAGGTTTAAGATTTGCTATTCGTGAAGGTGGTAGAACTGTAGGAGCAGGTCAGGTAACTGAATTATTAGATTAA
- the secE gene encoding preprotein translocase subunit SecE — MNFIQYIKDSFDELSNHMTWISKEDAQKTTVTVAVFTILFALAVAGIDYVFQTGLDNFFEMFKSNS; from the coding sequence ATGAATTTTATACAATATATCAAAGATTCTTTTGATGAGTTAAGTAATCACATGACTTGGATTTCAAAAGAAGATGCGCAAAAAACAACAGTAACTGTAGCTGTTTTTACAATATTGTTTGCATTAGCAGTAGCTGGTATAGATTATGTTTTTCAAACCGGATTGGATAATTTTTTCGAAATGTTTAAATCTAATTCATAA
- a CDS encoding TrkA family potassium uptake protein, translated as MKKFDSKIYTTLILVASTIAVGTIGYMGLSHYTFIDAVYMTVITVTTVGFGELRPFSPEEKVFTIFLILTSITIFGYAISAFSEYLVSGKLFDHFKHRNVEKQINRLTGHTIVCGYGRNGKQAILKLTNYNKKIVVIENDKEIIDVLDAEEILNVQGDATTDEALLRAGITKAENLITALPSDADNLFVVLSARQLNKDFKIISRASNESSYSKLKIAGADNVIMPDKLGGNHMASLVTTPDVIEFVDRLTIEGETTANLEEISVNDLPSKYLNKTILDLDLRRQTGCTVIGFRNEYKDYIINPEASIKLVENSQLIVLGRPEQIMKLRELF; from the coding sequence ATGAAAAAATTTGATTCTAAAATATATACAACCTTAATTTTAGTTGCATCAACAATTGCAGTGGGTACAATTGGGTATATGGGGTTGTCTCATTATACTTTTATAGATGCTGTTTACATGACTGTAATTACAGTTACTACAGTCGGTTTTGGAGAATTAAGACCTTTTTCGCCCGAAGAAAAAGTATTTACAATTTTTTTAATTTTAACAAGTATTACTATTTTTGGATATGCAATTTCTGCCTTTTCAGAATATTTAGTAAGCGGAAAACTCTTTGATCATTTTAAACATAGAAACGTGGAGAAACAAATTAATAGATTAACAGGACATACTATTGTTTGTGGTTATGGTAGAAATGGAAAACAAGCGATTTTAAAATTAACAAACTACAATAAAAAAATTGTGGTGATAGAAAATGATAAAGAAATTATAGATGTATTAGATGCAGAAGAAATTTTAAATGTACAAGGAGATGCTACTACAGATGAAGCTTTGTTAAGAGCAGGAATTACAAAAGCAGAAAATTTAATAACAGCTTTACCATCTGATGCAGATAATTTATTTGTGGTTTTAAGTGCAAGACAATTAAATAAAGATTTTAAAATTATAAGCAGAGCTAGTAATGAAAGTTCATATAGCAAATTAAAAATTGCGGGTGCAGATAATGTTATTATGCCAGATAAATTAGGTGGAAACCATATGGCTTCTTTGGTGACAACTCCAGATGTTATTGAGTTTGTAGATCGATTAACAATTGAAGGAGAAACAACAGCAAATTTAGAGGAAATTTCTGTGAATGATTTGCCAAGTAAATATCTAAATAAAACGATTTTAGATTTAGATTTGAGGCGTCAAACTGGTTGTACAGTTATTGGTTTTAGAAATGAATATAAAGATTATATTATAAATCCGGAAGCCAGTATTAAGCTTGTTGAAAACTCACAATTAATTGTTTTAGGAAGACCAGAACAAATTATGAAGTTAAGAGAATTGTTTTAG
- a CDS encoding tyrosine-type recombinase/integrase has product MINSFLDYISLEKKYSANTVTAYKNDLISFRDFLIEEYNQENLLEVHYPQIRNWIVSLVDTNISNRTINRKVSSLKSFYKYLQKSNQIIVSPLSKHKALKTAKKVQIPFTTKEINAVIENISKENDFISTRNKLIVELFYSTGIRRTELINIKEKDISLSNGTIKVLGKRNKERFVPLLKSVAISLKRYLEIKKEYSKNLEELFITENGNKIYETLVYRVINSYFSQVSSKVKKSPHILRHSFATHLLNEGANLNSVKELLGHSSLASTQIYSHNSLDAIKKVYNQAHPRSIKKD; this is encoded by the coding sequence TTGATAAACTCATTTTTAGATTACATTTCACTTGAAAAAAAATATTCTGCAAATACTGTTACAGCATATAAAAATGATTTAATATCTTTTCGTGATTTTTTAATTGAAGAATACAATCAAGAAAATTTATTAGAGGTTCATTATCCACAAATAAGAAATTGGATAGTATCTTTAGTTGATACCAATATTTCTAACAGAACAATAAATAGAAAAGTAAGTTCTTTAAAGTCGTTTTATAAATACTTACAAAAAAGCAATCAGATTATTGTAAGTCCACTTAGTAAACATAAAGCTTTAAAAACTGCTAAAAAAGTACAAATACCTTTCACAACAAAAGAAATTAACGCAGTTATCGAAAATATAAGTAAAGAAAATGATTTTATATCTACAAGAAATAAACTAATTGTAGAGCTATTTTACTCTACAGGAATTAGAAGAACAGAGCTGATCAACATCAAGGAAAAAGATATTAGCCTTTCTAACGGAACAATTAAAGTGTTAGGAAAAAGAAATAAAGAACGCTTTGTGCCTCTTTTAAAATCAGTGGCAATATCTTTAAAAAGATATTTAGAAATAAAAAAAGAGTACTCTAAAAATTTAGAAGAACTTTTCATTACTGAAAATGGAAATAAAATTTATGAAACACTTGTCTACAGAGTTATAAATTCATATTTTAGTCAAGTCTCTTCAAAGGTAAAAAAGAGCCCTCATATTTTGAGGCATTCTTTTGCAACACACCTTTTAAATGAAGGGGCAAATTTAAACTCGGTTAAAGAATTGCTAGGGCATTCTAGTTTAGCCTCAACACAAATCTATTCTCATAATAGTCTAGATGCTATAAAAAAAGTATATAACCAAGCTCACCCTAGGAGCATTAAAAAAGATTAA
- a CDS encoding SDR family oxidoreductase: MNKVIITGSNGLLGQSLLNLLLEEKDIYQIYGFSRGENRSGREDFNYVSIDITEEENLKKCVQEIQPDFIINTAAMTQVDDCENNKQACNLLNVDVVKWLSEIADEVNAHVIHISTDFIFDGKKGNYKETDTPNPISYYGLSKLKSEEVLTSSNINFTILRTILVYGKVFDMSRSNIVLWVKEMLEKGKQITIVNDQFRTPTYVTDLALACKISMDKKATGIFNISSSKLMSVFEISQEIADTFNLDKSLIKPISTSTLNQTAPRPAKTGFDLSKTNKELGFYPKTFKEDLQKFKETLS, encoded by the coding sequence ATGAATAAAGTAATTATAACAGGAAGTAATGGTTTGTTAGGGCAATCTTTATTAAACCTTTTATTAGAAGAAAAAGATATCTACCAGATTTATGGTTTTTCAAGAGGCGAAAATAGGAGTGGAAGAGAAGATTTTAATTATGTTTCTATTGATATTACAGAGGAAGAAAATTTAAAGAAGTGTGTTCAGGAAATTCAGCCAGATTTTATAATTAATACAGCTGCAATGACACAGGTAGATGATTGTGAAAACAACAAACAAGCTTGCAATCTTTTAAATGTTGATGTTGTAAAATGGTTATCGGAAATTGCTGATGAAGTAAATGCGCACGTAATTCATATTTCTACAGATTTCATTTTTGATGGTAAAAAAGGGAATTACAAAGAAACAGATACTCCAAATCCAATCAGTTATTATGGACTATCAAAATTAAAATCAGAAGAAGTTTTAACGAGTTCAAACATCAACTTTACAATTTTAAGAACCATTTTAGTGTATGGAAAAGTGTTTGATATGAGTAGAAGCAATATTGTACTTTGGGTAAAAGAGATGTTGGAGAAAGGTAAACAAATTACGATTGTAAACGATCAATTTAGAACACCAACCTATGTTACAGATTTAGCTTTGGCGTGTAAAATTTCTATGGATAAAAAAGCAACAGGAATCTTTAATATTTCGTCCAGCAAATTAATGAGTGTGTTTGAAATTTCTCAAGAAATTGCAGACACATTTAATTTAGATAAAAGTCTAATAAAACCAATATCTACTTCAACTTTGAACCAAACAGCGCCAAGACCTGCAAAAACTGGTTTCGATTTAAGTAAAACCAATAAAGAGTTAGGCTTTTATCCAAAAACGTTCAAAGAAGATTTACAAAAATTCAAAGAAACGTTATCATAA
- the rplA gene encoding 50S ribosomal protein L1: MAKLTKKQKEAHAKLDRSQSYDLAAASALVKDITNVKFDASVDLAIRLGVDPRKANQMVRGVVTLPHGTGKDVKVLALVTPDKEAEAKEAGADYVGLDEYLQKIKGGWTDVDVIITMPAVMGKLGPLGRILGPRGLMPNPKTGTVTMDVAKAVQDVKAGKIDFKVDKTGIVHASIGKVSFDAIKLQENANELIQTIIKLKPTTAKGVYVKSVFMSSTMSPSIAVEVKTV, translated from the coding sequence ATGGCAAAATTAACAAAAAAGCAAAAAGAAGCGCACGCGAAATTAGATCGTTCTCAATCGTATGATTTAGCAGCAGCTTCAGCGTTAGTCAAAGACATTACTAATGTAAAGTTTGATGCATCAGTAGATTTAGCAATACGTTTAGGAGTAGATCCACGTAAAGCTAATCAAATGGTTCGTGGTGTAGTAACATTACCTCATGGAACAGGAAAAGATGTAAAAGTTTTAGCATTAGTAACTCCAGATAAAGAAGCAGAGGCTAAAGAAGCAGGTGCAGATTACGTTGGATTAGATGAGTACCTTCAGAAGATTAAAGGAGGTTGGACAGATGTAGATGTAATTATCACGATGCCTGCAGTTATGGGTAAATTAGGTCCTTTAGGTAGAATATTAGGTCCTAGAGGTTTAATGCCTAACCCAAAAACAGGTACAGTAACTATGGATGTTGCTAAAGCTGTACAAGATGTAAAAGCTGGTAAAATCGATTTTAAAGTTGATAAAACTGGTATTGTACACGCTTCAATTGGAAAAGTATCTTTTGATGCTATAAAACTTCAAGAGAATGCAAACGAGCTAATACAAACTATTATTAAATTGAAACCAACAACTGCTAAAGGCGTTTATGTAAAAAGCGTTTTTATGTCTAGTACAATGAGTCCTAGTATCGCTGTTGAGGTAAAAACTGTTTAA
- the rpsU gene encoding 30S ribosomal protein S21, translated as MLIIPIKEGENIDRALKRYKRKFDRTKTMKNLRNRKNFTKPSVAKRAQRIKASYVQRLRTQEEVG; from the coding sequence ATGTTAATTATACCTATTAAAGAAGGAGAAAATATAGATAGAGCTTTAAAACGTTACAAACGAAAGTTTGACAGAACTAAAACAATGAAGAACTTACGTAACAGAAAGAACTTTACAAAGCCATCTGTAGCGAAAAGAGCTCAAAGAATTAAAGCCTCTTACGTTCAAAGATTAAGAACACAAGAAGAAGTAGGATAG
- a CDS encoding sodium:alanine symporter family protein, giving the protein MNKKLLSLLFLAVPIVTFAQNTTDKIDEVFKDYTGWFVDAIFYEIPFSDTFQIPWVLIVLVGGALFFTFYFKFINFTGFTTAIQVVRGKYEDIEKHGVDKLYGNQTTKGDVLKTIRDESVDGEVSHFQALTAALSATVGLGNIAGVAVALSIGGPGATFWMIVAGLLGMASKFAECTLGVKYRDVGEDGTVYGGPMYYLSKGLKEKGAGGLGKVLAVLFAIFVIGGSFGGGNMFQANQAAAQFTKLFELTGPNAGLYFGIVMAILVAVVIIGGIKRIASVTEKVVPFMAGIYVLAALVILFANFSLIDDAFALIYEGAFSGLGIAGGLIGVMIQGIRRGAFSNEAGVGSAAIAHSAVRTKYPASEGIVALLEPFVDTVVICTMTALVIIITNFDGQFMEYGVEIKEGVELTAVAFDTVIPHFSVVLTIAVILFAFSTMISWSYYGMQGWKYLFGKGKITDLVYKILFLMFVIVGASISLGAVIDFSDAMIFAMVVPNIIGVIMLSPIIKKELTKYTNAINKKEEAIEDGAVDINEHM; this is encoded by the coding sequence ATGAATAAAAAACTCTTATCACTGCTTTTTTTAGCGGTACCAATAGTAACATTTGCTCAAAACACAACTGATAAAATTGATGAGGTATTTAAAGATTACACAGGTTGGTTTGTAGACGCTATTTTTTACGAAATTCCATTTTCGGATACTTTTCAAATTCCTTGGGTACTTATTGTTTTAGTGGGAGGAGCACTTTTTTTTACATTTTATTTTAAATTTATAAATTTCACTGGTTTTACCACAGCTATTCAAGTTGTAAGAGGTAAATATGAAGACATTGAAAAACATGGAGTGGATAAGTTGTATGGAAATCAAACAACAAAAGGAGATGTATTAAAAACTATAAGAGATGAAAGTGTAGATGGTGAGGTTTCTCACTTTCAAGCATTAACAGCAGCTTTATCTGCAACTGTAGGTTTAGGAAATATTGCAGGAGTTGCAGTTGCATTATCAATTGGTGGGCCAGGAGCTACCTTTTGGATGATTGTTGCAGGGCTTTTAGGGATGGCATCTAAATTTGCAGAATGTACTTTAGGAGTAAAATATAGAGATGTTGGAGAAGATGGTACTGTATATGGAGGACCAATGTATTACCTATCAAAAGGACTTAAAGAAAAAGGTGCTGGAGGTTTAGGTAAAGTATTAGCAGTTTTATTTGCAATATTTGTAATCGGTGGTTCTTTTGGAGGTGGAAACATGTTTCAAGCCAATCAAGCAGCTGCTCAGTTTACAAAATTATTTGAATTAACAGGTCCAAATGCAGGATTGTACTTTGGTATAGTAATGGCTATTTTAGTAGCTGTAGTAATTATTGGAGGAATTAAAAGAATTGCTTCTGTAACAGAAAAAGTTGTGCCTTTTATGGCAGGAATTTATGTGTTAGCAGCCTTAGTAATTTTATTTGCAAACTTTAGCTTAATTGATGATGCTTTTGCTTTGATTTATGAAGGTGCATTTTCAGGATTGGGTATTGCTGGTGGTTTAATTGGTGTTATGATTCAAGGTATTCGTAGAGGAGCATTCTCTAATGAAGCTGGTGTTGGGTCTGCAGCAATTGCACACTCTGCAGTAAGAACTAAATATCCAGCAAGTGAGGGTATTGTTGCGCTTTTAGAGCCTTTTGTAGATACTGTTGTAATTTGTACAATGACAGCTTTGGTAATTATTATTACAAACTTCGATGGTCAGTTTATGGAATATGGAGTTGAAATTAAAGAAGGAGTAGAGCTAACAGCGGTTGCTTTTGATACTGTGATTCCTCATTTCTCAGTTGTGCTTACAATTGCTGTAATTTTATTCGCTTTCTCTACAATGATTTCTTGGTCTTATTATGGAATGCAAGGATGGAAATATTTATTTGGTAAAGGAAAAATTACAGATTTAGTATATAAAATTTTATTTTTAATGTTTGTAATTGTTGGAGCATCAATAAGCTTAGGTGCTGTAATCGATTTCTCTGATGCTATGATTTTTGCAATGGTTGTTCCAAATATTATTGGTGTAATTATGTTATCGCCAATCATTAAAAAAGAATTAACAAAATATACCAACGCAATTAATAAAAAAGAAGAAGCTATAGAAGATGGTGCTGTAGATATAAACGAGCACATGTAA
- the nusG gene encoding transcription termination/antitermination protein NusG: protein MAADSVMKWYVVRAIGGQENKVKAYIETEISRVGLSDYVNQVIVPTEKVIQIRNGKKVNRERAFFPGYIMVEANLSGEVPHVIRSITGVIGFLGEVKGGDPVPMRKSEVNRMLGKVDELSVQDENMAIPFNIGETVKVVDGPFNGFDGTIEKINEEKRKLEVMVKIFGRKTPLELSYMQVEKV from the coding sequence ATGGCAGCTGATTCAGTAATGAAATGGTATGTTGTTAGAGCCATTGGAGGACAAGAAAACAAAGTGAAAGCCTATATAGAAACTGAAATTTCTAGAGTAGGTTTATCTGATTATGTTAATCAGGTGATTGTACCTACAGAAAAAGTTATTCAAATACGTAATGGTAAGAAAGTAAATAGAGAGAGAGCTTTTTTTCCAGGATATATTATGGTTGAAGCAAATCTTTCGGGAGAAGTTCCTCACGTAATTAGGTCTATAACCGGAGTTATTGGTTTTTTAGGTGAAGTAAAAGGAGGAGACCCTGTCCCAATGCGTAAATCTGAGGTTAATAGAATGCTTGGTAAAGTTGATGAACTTTCTGTTCAAGATGAAAATATGGCTATTCCATTTAATATTGGTGAAACCGTAAAAGTTGTAGATGGACCATTTAATGGATTTGATGGTACTATTGAAAAAATAAATGAAGAAAAACGCAAGCTTGAAGTAATGGTAAAGATTTTTGGAAGAAAAACTCCATTAGAATTAAGTTACATGCAAGTAGAAAAGGTATAA
- a CDS encoding acyl-CoA dehydrogenase family protein, whose product MNSMYFTEEHEAFRASFKDFLQKEVVPHIEKWEKTGTIERFIWKKFGEMGYFGLSTPEEFGGMDLDLFYTVIFLEEMQKINSGGFAAAMWAHEYLAMTHLNKEGNQQQKEKYLVPSVEGDMIGCMCITEPFGGSDVAGMRSTAIKQGDKYILNGSKTFITNGVYSDYLIVAAKTDPADKYKGISIFVVDRSAKGITATKLDKLGWKASDTGEIAFDNVEIPAENLLGEEGKGFPYIMQHFALERLIMGVNAHARAEFAVDYAIQYMKERIAFGKSLDKFQALRHKIAEMASKVDMCREYNYSITKRLDKGDYVVKEASMSKLLSTKMADEVIYDALQLLGGYGYMEEYPMARLLRDSRLGPIGGGTSEILKEIIAKMIIDGKEYKPAT is encoded by the coding sequence ATGAATAGTATGTATTTTACGGAAGAACATGAAGCATTTCGTGCAAGTTTCAAAGATTTTTTACAAAAAGAAGTAGTTCCTCATATTGAAAAATGGGAAAAAACTGGAACTATAGAACGTTTCATCTGGAAAAAGTTTGGAGAAATGGGCTACTTTGGCTTATCAACTCCAGAAGAATTTGGAGGCATGGATTTAGATTTATTCTACACAGTGATCTTTTTAGAGGAAATGCAAAAAATAAATTCAGGAGGATTTGCAGCTGCAATGTGGGCTCATGAATATTTAGCAATGACGCATTTAAATAAAGAAGGAAATCAACAACAAAAAGAAAAATATTTAGTTCCAAGTGTAGAAGGAGATATGATTGGTTGTATGTGTATTACAGAACCTTTTGGCGGAAGTGATGTTGCAGGAATGCGTTCTACAGCCATCAAACAAGGAGATAAATACATTTTAAACGGATCTAAAACATTTATAACAAATGGAGTGTATTCAGACTATTTAATAGTTGCTGCTAAAACAGATCCAGCAGATAAATATAAAGGGATTAGCATTTTTGTAGTAGATAGAAGTGCAAAAGGAATTACAGCAACAAAATTAGATAAGCTAGGTTGGAAAGCATCTGACACAGGAGAAATCGCTTTTGATAATGTAGAAATTCCAGCAGAAAATTTATTAGGAGAAGAAGGAAAAGGTTTTCCTTATATAATGCAACATTTTGCTTTAGAGCGTTTAATTATGGGCGTTAATGCCCATGCAAGAGCAGAGTTTGCTGTAGACTATGCTATCCAATATATGAAAGAGAGAATTGCTTTTGGCAAATCTTTAGACAAATTTCAAGCATTAAGACACAAAATTGCAGAAATGGCAAGTAAGGTTGATATGTGTAGAGAATACAACTACTCAATTACTAAAAGATTAGATAAAGGTGATTATGTGGTAAAAGAAGCAAGTATGTCTAAATTATTATCTACAAAAATGGCAGACGAAGTAATTTACGACGCACTACAATTATTAGGAGGTTATGGGTATATGGAAGAATATCCAATGGCTCGTTTATTAAGAGATAGTAGATTAGGCCCAATTGGTGGAGGAACCTCAGAAATCTTGAAAGAAATCATCGCAAAAATGATTATTGACGGAAAAGAATACAAACCAGCAACATAG
- a CDS encoding helix-hairpin-helix domain-containing protein → MKLFKSHFWYNKSQRNGIFLLAILIIILQIFIFVDVFADDEKIDTNKPELIAFQKQIDSLKAIEVENSKSKVYPFNPNYITDYRGAQLGLSLEEIDRLLTYRKTNKFVNSKEEFQKVTKISDSLLNKISPYFKFPDWVVKQNQKSSKYNVSSSAVEKSYKKKAVKISSTDINKATAEDFQSINGVGPSFSKRIIKYRSKLQGFSFEDQLYEVWGLEKEVADKVLAIFKIDEKPIIEKVNINTIEFKQLLKNPYIDYELCKKIFDYRDEVAELQNLSQLTNIEGFPLELYDRIVLYLEAK, encoded by the coding sequence ATGAAATTATTTAAATCCCATTTCTGGTATAACAAAAGCCAAAGAAATGGGATTTTTTTATTGGCAATACTTATCATAATTCTTCAAATATTTATTTTTGTTGATGTTTTTGCTGATGATGAAAAAATTGATACAAATAAACCAGAATTAATCGCTTTTCAAAAACAGATAGATAGCTTAAAAGCGATTGAGGTTGAAAATAGTAAATCCAAAGTATATCCTTTCAACCCAAATTATATTACAGATTATAGAGGAGCGCAGTTAGGCTTGTCTTTAGAGGAAATAGATAGGTTATTAACCTATAGAAAAACGAATAAGTTTGTTAATTCAAAAGAAGAATTTCAAAAGGTCACCAAAATTTCTGACTCTTTATTAAACAAAATTTCTCCATATTTTAAATTTCCAGATTGGGTTGTAAAACAAAATCAAAAAAGTTCTAAATATAATGTCTCTTCGAGCGCAGTCGAGAAGTCGTATAAAAAGAAGGCAGTAAAAATTTCATCAACGGATATTAATAAAGCAACTGCAGAAGATTTTCAGTCAATAAATGGAGTTGGCCCCTCATTTTCTAAAAGAATTATTAAGTATCGTTCTAAATTACAAGGTTTTTCTTTTGAAGATCAATTGTATGAAGTTTGGGGTTTAGAAAAAGAAGTTGCAGATAAGGTGTTGGCAATTTTTAAAATTGATGAAAAACCAATTATAGAAAAGGTAAATATAAACACAATAGAATTCAAGCAATTACTTAAAAATCCCTACATAGATTATGAGTTGTGTAAGAAAATTTTTGATTACAGAGATGAAGTTGCAGAACTCCAAAATTTATCACAATTAACAAATATCGAAGGTTTTCCTTTAGAATTGTATGATAGAATAGTCTTATATTTGGAGGCTAAATAA